The DNA region CCAGCGCCCGTACCGGGGCCCCGGCCACCAGGTCCTTCAGCCGGGCCAGGTCGAAGCGGCCCCGCTCGTCCCGGCAGCCGAAGTACGCCGTACCGAGCTGGAAGATCAGTTCCCCGCCGTGCCGGTGGTACGGCGACAGCCCGCCCTCACCGGTGTTGTGCAGACACCCGGCCAGCGCCGCGCCCCGGTTCAGTGCCTCCACCGCCGGCCCGGACAGCGAGCCGAAACTCATCCCGGACAGGTTCACCACGGACTCCGGTCGGAAGGCGCGGGCCCGTCCCCGGGCCGCCCCGAGCACCTTCGCGCACGGCAGCCGTACCTCGTGCCCGAGGGCCGGGGCGGAGGGCGGTACGGCCCGGCCGAAGGTCCGGTGCTTGATGATCGGATAGCCGGGGGTGAACTCGATGTCGTTGTCGGTGCCGAACCCGAAGTAGTTGTTCTGCTGTTTGGCCGAGGCGTACACCCAGCGTCGCTGGTCCCGGGTGAAGGGCCGCTCCTCGTTGTTGCCGGCCACTATGTACTGCCGCAACTCCGGCCCGATCGATTCGAGCAGGTAGCGGGCTCGGCCCAGCAGGGGAAAGTTGCGCCGCAACGCGTGTTCGCGTTGCAGCAGGTCACGGGTGGCGACGGCGGCGAGCGCGGCGACGGCTGCCGGTACGGCGTGGCGGGCCCATCTCATCTCGGCACACTTTCCGCCGCCGGGCCGGATCAAACGTCCGCCGAGCTCAGGCCGGCCACGTTTCCTGCCTCAGCCACCCGGGTAGGTCGGGCCGGACGTATCACCCGCCCCCGTGGAGGACCTTTCGATGCGAGACAACTTCGGTGACGCGGTGGGGGACACCCTCCGCTCGATACTGCTCTTCCTGCCCCGCGCCGTCGCCTTCGCGGCGATCCTGGTGGCCGGCTGGCTGATCGCCAAGGCGGTCCTGAAACTGGTGGACCGGCTGCTGGAACGGGTCGGCTTCGACCGGGCCGTCGAACGCGGCGGCATCCGCCGGGCCTTGGCCAACTCCCGGTACGACGCCAGCGACATCGTCGCCCGACTGGCCTACTACGGGGTGCTGCTGCTCACTCTCTACCTGGCCTTCGGCATCTGGGGGTCGAACCCGATCTCCGACCTGATCGCCGGGGTCATCGCCTGGCTGCCGCGCGCCTTCGTCGCGATCGTCATCGTGGTCGTCGCCGCCGCGATCGCCAGCGCGGTGCGGGACATCATCTCCGGGGCCCTCGGCGGCCTGTCCTACGGCCGACTGCTGGCCACCATCGCCTCCGCCTTCATCCTCGGTCTGGGCATCATCGCCGCCCTCAACCAGATCGGTGTCGCCACCGCCGTGACCACCCCGGTGCTGATCGCCGTGCTGGCCACCGTCGGCGGGATCCTGGTCGTCGGGGTCGGCGGGGGCCTGGTCCGGCCGATGCAGAGCCGCTGGGAGTCCTGGCTGTCCCGCGCCGAGCAGGAGTCGCGCACCATCGCCGAGCACGCCCGCGCCTACTCCGCCACCCGCCGCGAAGCCGAGCAGCGCCCGACCGCCCCGGCCACCCCGGTCCCCACCGAGTCGGCGGCCCCGGTCTACCCCGACCCGGTCCACCCCGACCCGGTCACCTCCGCCCACCCGGACCCGGCCGCTCCGGTCCACCCCGACCCGGTCACCCCGGCCGCCGGTGTACCGACCGAGCCGGCCTTCAGCGCGCCGCCCGCGTCGTCCCCGACCGATGCGGCTGCTTCGCGTGGTGACCGGGCCGGTGAGGTCGGTGCCTACGACGACCCGGAGGCCACCCAGGTGGTCAGCCTCCCGGGCGGCGACAGTGACCCGACGACCCCGCTGCCCCGGCAGGACGACCCGGAGGCCACCCAGGTCACCACGCCCGCGCCGGAGGTGCCGACCCAGCGCACCGCCGACGACAGCGAGTCGACCATCATCCTGCCCCGGCCGGACGACGAGACCCGCCGCTGAGACCCACGCGCAGGGCGGGGCCCCGGGTGGGGCCCCGCCCCCGTGTCCACAGGGGGCAGCGGCGAGCCGCGCCGCCGACTACCATCGCCGCCATGAACCGGCGACATTGATGCCCTGATCGAGGCCGTGGGCCGCCGACGGATGCCGTACCCGCCCATCCGTCGTCCCGTCCCACCCGGAAGGCCTCATGATCCCCAGCACCGCCGGGGGCCGCCGCCTGGCGTCCACCCTCTACGCGTACGCGTTCCTCACCGACCTGGTCCTGCTGTACCCGGTGTACGCCCTGCTGTTCGCCGACACCGGGCTCTCCGTCGGGCAGATCTCCTCGCTGTTCGTCATCTGGTCGGTGGCCGGCATCCTCCTGGAGGTGCCCTCCGGCGCGTGGGCCGACGCCACCTCCCGGCGGTTGATGCTCTGCCTGGGGCCGCTCTGCACCGCCGCCGGGTTCGCCCTGTGGGCGACCCTGCCCTCCTATCCGGCCTTCGCGTTCGGGTTCGTCCTCTGGGGAGCCGGTGCCGCCCTGGCCTCCGGTGCCCTGGAAGCCCTGGTCTACGACGAACTCGACCATCTGGGACTGGCGGACCGCTACGCCCGGGTCATCGGCCGGGCCCGCACGGCCGGCACCCTCGGCGTACTGGCTTCGATCCTGCTGGCCGGGCCGGTACTCGGGCAGGGTGGCTATCCCGCCGTCGGCCTGGCCAGTGTGGTGGCCTGCCTGGCGGCCGCCGCCGTCGCCGTCGGCTTCCCCGAGCACCGGCACCTTGCCGCCGCCGCGTCGACCGGGCAACAGGCACAGGCCGGGTCCGCCGACGAGCCCGGCTGGTGGCAGGGCCTGCGCAGCGGCCTGGTCGAGGCCCGACAGGATCCAGGGGTACGGCTAGGGGTGCTGCTGGTAGCGGCGGTGACCGCGATCTGGGGTGCGCTTGAGGAGTACACCCCGCTGTTGGCCCGGGACACCGGGGTCGCCCTGACCACTGTGCCGTTGCTGCTTCTGCTGCTGACGGTCGGCCAGGTGGCCGGTGGGCTGCTGGCCCCGGTCGGCGAACGGCTGAGCACCCGGGGGTACGCCGTCCTGCTGGCCGCCTCGGCGTCGGCCCTGGCCGGCGGGGCGTTGCTGCGGCATCCGGCCGGCTTTCTGCTGCTGGCCGGGGCGTTCTGCGGATTCCAGCTCGCCTCGGTGCTGGCCGAGGCCCGGTTGCAGGCCCGGATCACCGGCACCCGCCGGGCCACGGTCACCTCGCTGGCCGGAATGGCCACCGAAGTGATCACCATCGCCACGTACATCGGGTTCGGTGTGCTGGCCACCGTGGGCGGCAACGGCACGGCCTTCGCCTTGGCCGCCGTGCCGTACCTGCTGATCGCGGTGCTGATCCTCGGCGGCGGTCGGTGGCGCCTGCTCGGCGGAGGTCGACGGCGCCCGGTGCCCGGCACCTTCCCGCGGCTGCCGGCCTGAGGGCGGTCGGGGTCAGGGCCGGTCGACGTCCAGGTAGACCCAGCGTCCGTCCTCGCGGACGAAACGGCTGCGCTCGGTCATCGTGGCGGCGCCAGCATTGTCGCGATAGTGGGCGCGGAACTCGACCGTGCCGGTGCTGTCGAACAAGCCGCCCTGCTCGGTGCCGACGATCTCAAGGCCGGTCCACCGTTGGCCGGGATCCAGGATCAGCCGCGCCGGCCGGGTGCTGCTGTGCCAACTGTGCCGCAGGTAGTCCGGGTCACCGACGGCGAAGGCGGCGTACCGGGAACGCATCAGGGCCTCCGCGGTCGGT from Micromonospora sp. NBC_01739 includes:
- a CDS encoding mechanosensitive ion channel family protein, which translates into the protein MRDNFGDAVGDTLRSILLFLPRAVAFAAILVAGWLIAKAVLKLVDRLLERVGFDRAVERGGIRRALANSRYDASDIVARLAYYGVLLLTLYLAFGIWGSNPISDLIAGVIAWLPRAFVAIVIVVVAAAIASAVRDIISGALGGLSYGRLLATIASAFILGLGIIAALNQIGVATAVTTPVLIAVLATVGGILVVGVGGGLVRPMQSRWESWLSRAEQESRTIAEHARAYSATRREAEQRPTAPATPVPTESAAPVYPDPVHPDPVTSAHPDPAAPVHPDPVTPAAGVPTEPAFSAPPASSPTDAAASRGDRAGEVGAYDDPEATQVVSLPGGDSDPTTPLPRQDDPEATQVTTPAPEVPTQRTADDSESTIILPRPDDETRR
- a CDS encoding MFS transporter; the encoded protein is MIPSTAGGRRLASTLYAYAFLTDLVLLYPVYALLFADTGLSVGQISSLFVIWSVAGILLEVPSGAWADATSRRLMLCLGPLCTAAGFALWATLPSYPAFAFGFVLWGAGAALASGALEALVYDELDHLGLADRYARVIGRARTAGTLGVLASILLAGPVLGQGGYPAVGLASVVACLAAAAVAVGFPEHRHLAAAASTGQQAQAGSADEPGWWQGLRSGLVEARQDPGVRLGVLLVAAVTAIWGALEEYTPLLARDTGVALTTVPLLLLLLTVGQVAGGLLAPVGERLSTRGYAVLLAASASALAGGALLRHPAGFLLLAGAFCGFQLASVLAEARLQARITGTRRATVTSLAGMATEVITIATYIGFGVLATVGGNGTAFALAAVPYLLIAVLILGGGRWRLLGGGRRRPVPGTFPRLPA
- a CDS encoding YchJ family protein — encoded protein: MARRDSRSAPRPDPVGVCPCGQGLPYGDCCGRLHRGAAQAPTAEALMRSRYAAFAVGDPDYLRHSWHSSTRPARLILDPGQRWTGLEIVGTEQGGLFDSTGTVEFRAHYRDNAGAATMTERSRFVREDGRWVYLDVDRP